In Microbacterium laevaniformans, a single window of DNA contains:
- the secG gene encoding preprotein translocase subunit SecG, translating into MDILEFVLQVVLGITSLLLTLLILLHKGRGGGLSDMFGGGMSSALGSSGLAERNLNRFTVVLALVWFVAIVALGLITKFQGL; encoded by the coding sequence GTGGACATCCTCGAGTTCGTACTGCAGGTGGTGCTGGGCATCACCAGCCTCCTGCTGACCCTCCTGATCCTCCTGCACAAGGGGCGCGGTGGCGGCCTGTCCGACATGTTCGGTGGCGGCATGAGTTCCGCCCTCGGATCGTCGGGTCTCGCGGAGCGCAACCTCAACCGGTTCACTGTCGTCCTCGCACTCGTCTGGTTCGTCGCGATCGTCGCGCTCGGACTCATCACCAAGTTCCAGGGGCTCTGA
- a CDS encoding RNA polymerase-binding protein RbpA — protein sequence MATGGNAIRGTRVGAGPMGEQDHGHHADRIAVSYWDALGNETVRYFAAGIAEEEIPEVIDSPHSGLPAGRDKDNPPALAKTEPYKTHLAYVKERRTDEEADALLDDALQQLRERRGQA from the coding sequence ATGGCAACCGGCGGAAACGCGATTCGCGGCACCCGAGTGGGTGCCGGACCCATGGGCGAGCAGGACCACGGCCATCACGCCGACCGCATCGCCGTGTCGTACTGGGACGCTCTGGGAAACGAGACCGTCCGCTACTTCGCCGCGGGAATCGCGGAGGAGGAGATCCCCGAAGTCATCGATTCTCCGCACTCGGGACTGCCGGCGGGACGTGACAAGGACAACCCCCCGGCTCTCGCGAAGACCGAGCCCTACAAGACGCATCTGGCTTATGTGAAGGAGCGTCGCACCGACGAAGAGGCCGATGCCCTTCTCGACGACGCCCTGCAGCAGCTGCGGGAACGCCGCGGCCAAGCCTGA